The Burkholderia ambifaria AMMD genome has a segment encoding these proteins:
- a CDS encoding oligosaccharide repeat unit polymerase, with amino-acid sequence MSRRAGGAGCGPRRRAATTRTAARVRGAAAGDMGGYTGYWWEDPARLVLMFILPLYGMLSLSLLGDPKAIARVYFDGYYAFVGALFLMVVMAAAWLATAEARTRRGPPPAAVELSPRVLDFVFALALFGYVLLLSGILMHPALLVAFVRGDANAYDMLELKGRITGLSTLTQATAPFVVLYFYVFRTPVKGLNRYKIYFAVLAVLTLMRSFIFAERLALIEMVMPLALMVVRFRLGGRYSRLLTLGPYAAIPLLFGLFIANEYNRSWEAYYVNIYDNLFDFALERLGLYYSTSLNNGAGILSVLGWDHGHPMFTFDWLLRFPLIGATLQPWLDSGDSINLFLNGYADPEFNNPSGIFVHFYEWGWFGLLDALVLGWAVGRSYAGWRSGNGFWCCIHAVLYVSVMEVMRTPNLFSGRNFVPVVLLIAIFQWFAKAPARAAPAAGGGADGDGNRRGVARGNRAADVDPVLSR; translated from the coding sequence ATGAGCCGGCGAGCGGGCGGGGCCGGGTGCGGGCCGCGACGGCGTGCTGCGACGACGCGCACGGCGGCGCGCGTGCGCGGCGCCGCCGCCGGTGATATGGGCGGTTACACGGGCTACTGGTGGGAAGATCCGGCACGCCTCGTGCTGATGTTCATCCTGCCGTTGTACGGGATGCTGTCGCTTAGTCTGCTGGGCGACCCGAAGGCGATCGCGCGTGTCTATTTCGACGGCTACTACGCATTCGTCGGCGCGCTGTTCCTGATGGTGGTGATGGCGGCCGCATGGCTCGCGACGGCCGAAGCGCGCACGCGACGCGGGCCACCACCGGCCGCGGTCGAGCTGTCGCCTCGTGTGCTCGATTTCGTGTTCGCTCTCGCGCTGTTCGGCTATGTGCTGTTGCTGAGCGGCATCCTCATGCATCCGGCGCTGCTGGTCGCGTTCGTGCGGGGCGACGCGAATGCGTACGACATGCTGGAACTGAAGGGGCGCATCACGGGCCTCAGCACCCTCACGCAGGCGACCGCACCGTTCGTCGTGCTGTATTTCTACGTGTTCCGGACACCCGTCAAGGGACTGAATCGCTACAAGATCTACTTCGCGGTGCTTGCCGTGCTGACGCTGATGCGCAGCTTCATCTTCGCCGAACGGCTTGCGCTGATCGAGATGGTGATGCCGCTCGCGCTGATGGTCGTGCGGTTCCGGCTCGGCGGCCGGTATTCGCGGCTGTTGACGCTTGGCCCGTATGCAGCGATCCCGTTGCTGTTCGGCCTGTTCATCGCGAACGAGTACAACCGGTCGTGGGAAGCCTATTACGTCAACATCTACGACAACCTGTTCGATTTCGCGCTCGAACGTCTCGGCCTGTACTACTCGACGTCGTTGAACAACGGCGCCGGAATACTGAGTGTGCTGGGCTGGGACCACGGCCACCCGATGTTTACGTTCGACTGGCTGCTGCGCTTCCCGCTCATCGGCGCGACGTTGCAGCCGTGGCTGGACTCCGGCGACAGCATCAACCTGTTCCTGAACGGCTACGCCGACCCGGAGTTCAACAACCCGTCGGGCATCTTCGTCCACTTCTACGAGTGGGGCTGGTTCGGCCTGCTCGATGCGCTCGTGCTCGGCTGGGCGGTCGGTCGCAGTTATGCGGGCTGGCGGAGCGGCAACGGGTTCTGGTGCTGCATCCATGCGGTGCTTTACGTGTCGGTCATGGAAGTCATGCGCACGCCGAACCTGTTCAGCGGACGCAATTTCGTGCCGGTCGTGCTGCTGATCGCGATCTTCCAGTGGTTCGCCAAGGCGCCGGCACGTGCTGCGCCTGCCGCGGGAGGCGGCGCCGATGGAGACGGAAACCGGCGCGGCGTTGCGCGTGGCAATCGGGCCGCGGACGTCGATCCGGTGTTGTCGCGATAA
- a CDS encoding glycosyltransferase family 2 protein gives MTDLTIAICNYNHGAYLRDAIDSALAQTVHGVRVLVVDDGSTDDSRDIIHSYGERVTAVFQENRGQVAAYNRALEHVATRYVILLDADDLLYADAAARVLAAFASGDFVKVHFRLDVIARDGAMTGASVPQQSVDTDCGRLLRAGWLYPSPPASGNAYRVDALKRIFPVPVTPDNLHGADFYAIYGIALLGAVHMIDATLGGYRVHQQPDSRPVADTPALALTNSEDAATGALKAERRWATLRTLAGTRLHEALPIAPLDFAIEKARFASTLYHAPLVRRWRWFLCESGRYWHTVLRNPFWRPAKKVAVAGLSLACLLPSSTLSNRAIRYISNPLARVRKSSGQRVGTR, from the coding sequence ATGACCGACCTGACCATCGCCATCTGCAACTACAACCACGGCGCATACCTGCGCGACGCGATCGATTCGGCGCTCGCGCAGACGGTGCACGGTGTACGCGTGCTGGTCGTCGACGACGGTTCCACCGACGATTCGCGCGACATCATTCACTCATATGGCGAGCGCGTGACGGCGGTGTTCCAGGAAAATCGCGGTCAGGTTGCCGCGTACAACCGCGCACTCGAGCATGTCGCGACGCGCTACGTGATCCTGCTCGACGCGGACGACCTCCTCTATGCGGACGCCGCGGCCCGCGTGCTGGCCGCGTTTGCGTCCGGCGACTTCGTGAAGGTCCACTTCCGGCTCGACGTGATCGCGCGTGACGGTGCGATGACCGGTGCGAGCGTGCCGCAGCAGTCCGTCGACACCGATTGCGGCCGCCTGTTGCGCGCGGGCTGGCTGTATCCGTCGCCGCCCGCGTCCGGCAACGCGTACCGGGTCGACGCGCTCAAGCGCATCTTTCCGGTGCCTGTCACGCCCGACAACCTGCATGGCGCGGATTTCTATGCGATCTACGGCATCGCATTGCTCGGCGCCGTGCACATGATCGACGCAACGCTCGGTGGCTATCGCGTGCATCAGCAGCCAGATTCACGCCCGGTCGCCGACACACCTGCCCTTGCACTCACCAATTCGGAAGACGCCGCGACGGGCGCGTTGAAGGCGGAACGCCGATGGGCGACGCTGCGCACGCTCGCCGGCACGCGGTTGCACGAAGCGTTGCCGATCGCGCCGCTCGACTTCGCGATCGAAAAGGCCCGCTTCGCCAGCACGCTGTATCACGCGCCGCTCGTGCGGCGCTGGCGCTGGTTCCTGTGCGAATCCGGACGCTACTGGCATACCGTGCTGCGCAATCCGTTCTGGCGTCCTGCAAAGAAGGTGGCCGTCGCCGGGCTGTCGCTCGCGTGCCTGCTGCCATCGTCAACGCTCAGCAACCGTGCGATTCGCTATATCTCCAATCCGCTTGCGCGCGTGCGCAAGTCGTCCGGGCAGCGCGTCGGCACACGATAG
- a CDS encoding acyltransferase family protein: METETGAALRVAIGPRTSIRCCRDKATVDPLLIMATHKQKFEILDGLRGIAAISVMLMHFLQDLPIPILQSAYLSVDVFFMLSGFILTYSYGEKLRQASWRGEYVKRRVIRLYPMICIGLTIGVVSLVVMRVNASAAFSFGNLAAATGQNYFLVPYLGRFSVSGFVGATNHGLQAVDDPGVFPLNPPAWSLFFELFASVVLIAAVRMKEQSLLRLAYACLGAFVAYGWLVGLDHDKVTVILNQGWAADNFFGGFFRVGYGFLLGVAIAKMHDAGLPARPHWFAAGLVRNDWMLFAVFLLVVLFPTSIKGIYALAVLSFVAPALVYRGAMLAPSGNAVARISAFLGWISYPLYCVHYPIGRLVFAYAPQGDIHVVRTAMLAACLSIVSAAFLAKFVEEPIRSYLGKRLFGNQPAATGSTVNVA, from the coding sequence ATGGAGACGGAAACCGGCGCGGCGTTGCGCGTGGCAATCGGGCCGCGGACGTCGATCCGGTGTTGTCGCGATAAGGCGACGGTCGACCCATTACTCATCATGGCGACTCACAAGCAGAAGTTTGAAATTCTGGACGGGTTGCGCGGCATTGCGGCAATCAGCGTGATGCTCATGCATTTCCTTCAGGATCTGCCGATTCCGATACTGCAGAGCGCTTATCTTTCGGTGGACGTGTTCTTCATGCTGAGTGGCTTCATCCTCACGTACTCCTACGGGGAAAAATTGCGTCAGGCGTCGTGGCGGGGCGAGTATGTGAAGCGACGGGTGATCCGCCTTTATCCGATGATATGCATCGGATTGACGATCGGGGTCGTGAGCCTCGTCGTCATGCGCGTCAATGCGTCAGCGGCGTTTTCGTTCGGCAACCTGGCCGCAGCCACCGGCCAGAATTATTTTCTCGTTCCGTATCTGGGTCGTTTTTCGGTGTCGGGCTTTGTCGGTGCTACGAATCACGGCTTGCAAGCGGTCGACGATCCCGGTGTGTTTCCTCTGAATCCGCCGGCCTGGTCGCTGTTCTTCGAGTTGTTCGCGAGCGTTGTGTTGATCGCGGCCGTCAGGATGAAAGAGCAGAGCCTGCTGAGACTGGCCTATGCATGTCTCGGTGCGTTCGTCGCGTATGGATGGCTCGTGGGCCTCGACCACGACAAAGTGACTGTCATCCTGAATCAGGGCTGGGCGGCCGATAATTTCTTCGGCGGATTCTTCAGGGTCGGCTACGGGTTCCTGCTGGGCGTGGCAATCGCGAAGATGCACGACGCCGGTCTCCCGGCGAGGCCGCACTGGTTCGCGGCCGGGCTCGTCAGGAACGACTGGATGCTGTTTGCCGTGTTCCTGCTGGTCGTCCTGTTTCCGACGTCGATCAAGGGAATTTACGCGTTGGCCGTGCTGTCGTTCGTCGCCCCCGCGCTGGTTTATCGCGGCGCCATGCTCGCGCCGAGCGGCAACGCGGTGGCACGGATCAGCGCGTTCCTCGGCTGGATTTCGTACCCGCTTTATTGCGTGCATTACCCGATCGGAAGGCTCGTGTTCGCGTATGCGCCGCAGGGCGACATCCACGTCGTCAGAACCGCAATGCTTGCCGCGTGCCTGTCGATCGTGTCGGCCGCGTTCCTCGCGAAATTCGTCGAGGAACCGATCAGGTCGTATCTCGGCAAGCGCCTGTTCGGCAATCAACCGGCCGCGACCGGCAGCACCGTCAACGTCGCGTAA
- a CDS encoding glycosyltransferase family 4 protein, with the protein MIASKSKQLVYNGRFTTQKTTGVQRVARELIAALIKFQPQDPVTVLVPPRPGVAVSGAKTVEVGFYKGVVWEQLILPLFARRGRIVNLGNSASIFLGNQIIYMHDAAVFDTPAHFSRPFRVWYRIMFWILARTSVCVLTNSRFSRDRLAHHCGVSAEKIRVVPLGADHLDALEPDTSVLDKHALTPDRFVLAVSSMNPTKNFGRLIAAFRQIGDPSVDLVIVGMQNTTVFGKHDPVGAPEPNIKYVGYISDEQLKALYQNAACFLYPSIYEGFGIPPLEAMRYGCPALVGKSAALPEVCADAALYCDPYSQDDIARKLRSLLDSPELRAELKRKGIAHAEQYRWSRSAEMMKAIFETL; encoded by the coding sequence ATGATCGCCAGCAAATCGAAGCAACTCGTCTACAACGGCCGATTCACGACGCAGAAGACGACCGGCGTGCAACGCGTCGCGCGCGAGCTGATCGCCGCATTGATCAAGTTTCAGCCGCAGGATCCGGTGACCGTGCTGGTGCCGCCACGGCCCGGCGTCGCGGTGAGCGGCGCGAAGACAGTCGAGGTCGGCTTTTACAAGGGCGTGGTGTGGGAGCAGCTGATCCTCCCGCTGTTCGCGCGCCGCGGCCGCATCGTCAATCTCGGCAATTCGGCATCGATCTTCCTCGGCAACCAGATCATCTACATGCACGATGCGGCGGTATTCGACACGCCCGCGCATTTCTCCCGGCCGTTCCGCGTGTGGTACCGGATCATGTTCTGGATCCTGGCGCGAACCTCGGTGTGCGTGCTGACCAACTCCCGTTTCTCGCGCGATCGCCTCGCCCATCACTGCGGCGTTTCCGCGGAGAAGATCCGCGTCGTGCCGCTCGGTGCGGATCATCTCGACGCACTGGAACCGGACACGAGCGTGCTCGACAAACATGCGCTGACGCCGGATCGATTCGTGCTCGCGGTCAGCAGCATGAATCCCACCAAGAACTTCGGCCGGCTGATCGCCGCATTCCGGCAGATCGGCGATCCGTCGGTCGATCTCGTGATCGTCGGGATGCAGAACACCACGGTGTTCGGCAAGCACGACCCGGTTGGTGCGCCGGAGCCGAACATCAAGTACGTCGGCTACATCAGCGACGAACAACTGAAGGCGCTGTATCAGAACGCGGCCTGCTTTCTCTATCCGTCGATCTACGAAGGCTTCGGCATTCCGCCGCTCGAGGCGATGCGCTACGGCTGCCCGGCACTGGTCGGAAAATCGGCCGCACTGCCGGAAGTCTGTGCCGATGCGGCGCTGTACTGCGATCCGTATTCGCAGGACGACATCGCGCGGAAATTGCGTAGCCTGCTCGATTCCCCCGAGCTCCGGGCCGAGCTCAAACGCAAGGGCATCGCGCATGCGGAGCAATATCGCTGGAGCCGCAGTGCCGAGATGATGAAGGCGATCTTCGAGACGCTGTAG
- a CDS encoding glycosyltransferase, with translation MTTEKIVHIAEAFGGGVLSMLTHLANHAAATGADVTVLHSVRAETPADFSTLFRPDVKLVHVDMVREVSVAHDLRSLRALIHNLRDCQPTAIHLHSSKAGVLGRVAARIAAPNATVLYSPHGLSFLRCDVSRMKQFAYLSFERIAARIGGTVVACSGSELGEIRRKVRPKSAVLVENGVHVAEIPPRRTRDDRKVVIGMSGRASFQKNHEAFVRLANTLHGADVEFLWIGGNAAEIADPSQRSAVVCSGWVTRARALALTSELDIYVQTSRWEGMPVALIEAQVAGIPAVVTDVVGNRDVVIHGVTGYVASNADEMSAYVAMLRDDRQLREQMGAAARQRAIQRFSINAIFRQWNALYGLGADEPRADTRDFEPVAPDHVEA, from the coding sequence ATGACCACAGAAAAGATCGTTCATATTGCCGAAGCGTTTGGTGGCGGCGTGCTTTCGATGCTGACGCATCTCGCCAACCATGCCGCGGCAACCGGCGCCGACGTCACGGTACTGCACTCGGTCCGAGCGGAAACGCCGGCCGATTTTTCAACTCTGTTCCGGCCCGACGTGAAGCTCGTCCATGTCGACATGGTGCGCGAGGTCAGCGTCGCCCATGACCTGCGGAGCTTGCGCGCGCTGATCCACAACCTGCGCGACTGCCAGCCGACCGCAATCCATCTGCATTCGTCGAAGGCCGGCGTGCTGGGGCGGGTCGCCGCCCGGATCGCCGCGCCGAATGCGACGGTCCTCTACTCGCCGCACGGGCTCTCGTTCCTGCGCTGCGACGTGTCGCGCATGAAGCAGTTCGCGTATCTGAGCTTCGAACGCATCGCGGCGCGCATCGGCGGCACCGTCGTCGCCTGCTCGGGCAGCGAGCTCGGCGAGATCAGAAGAAAGGTCAGGCCGAAATCGGCGGTCCTGGTGGAAAACGGCGTCCATGTGGCGGAGATCCCGCCGCGTCGAACGCGCGACGATCGCAAGGTCGTCATCGGAATGAGCGGTCGTGCGTCGTTCCAGAAGAACCATGAAGCATTCGTGCGGCTCGCCAACACGCTGCACGGCGCCGACGTCGAGTTTCTGTGGATCGGCGGCAACGCGGCCGAGATTGCGGATCCCAGCCAGCGCAGTGCCGTCGTCTGCAGTGGCTGGGTGACCCGCGCGCGGGCGCTGGCGCTCACGTCCGAACTGGACATCTACGTGCAGACCTCCCGCTGGGAAGGCATGCCGGTCGCGCTGATCGAAGCGCAGGTTGCCGGCATACCGGCCGTGGTGACGGACGTCGTCGGCAATCGCGACGTGGTGATCCACGGCGTGACCGGCTACGTCGCGTCGAACGCCGACGAGATGTCCGCCTACGTGGCCATGCTCCGCGACGATCGGCAGCTACGCGAACAAATGGGCGCCGCGGCCCGGCAACGCGCGATCCAGCGATTTTCGATCAACGCGATCTTCCGCCAGTGGAACGCCCTCTACGGACTCGGCGCCGACGAGCCGCGTGCCGACACACGCGACTTCGAGCCGGTTGCACCGGATCACGTCGAAGCCTGA
- a CDS encoding polysaccharide biosynthesis tyrosine autokinase translates to MTSSTLPDPPSGPALRPSYPVRRYWGMLYGGRRLILCTALAGALVGAVYALCAAPVYRTDILFQVEQSPTDSKQTSPPGDPSAVFDLKTDASTEIEVLKSRAVLDRAIDSTNLAVDARPHYLPLIGWRFVNAADGLSSPLPGGYVYGTERIDVPTFDVPKRLLGKRFALTLGDDGVYTLQRTGWFGRKGPVWQGRIGQPLHVDTPQGPLDIFVRDVAGKPGARFDLTRYSDEEATVWLQKNALISERGKQSNMIGVTLDGIDPVHDSRVLNAIGDAYLAQNTQRKSEAADKLIRFMDTQLPQLKAQLEQAENRFNAFRASHGTVNTSDEALALRQQSVDIETRVQTLQQRREELLTRFMPKHPALVAVDAQLADAQHSLDTTRKQIQQLPTVEQGVLQLQRDVAVDTALYTNLLNTRQQMILARASKTGTVRIVDTAKVAEEPIGPHRGVAVIALLMLGLLAGAAIVIVRQRVVGTIGDAEEIEWTTGLPVFATVPHSAVAVQAESRPKAGRRGTRAPMPPIDAQDAHDAALEGLRNFRAALQLSMPDASNPVVLISGPTTGVGKSFVAANIASLVGAAKRRVLLIDADLRKGSQHERFRHSRAPGLSDVVAGTHGLAETIRRGVAPGLDFIAMGSIVPDPGELLLQPALAALIEQVAARYDMVVIDGPPLLPVADALVLGRLAGTVFLVARSGVTTLTELEESARRLEHAHIDVCGVVLNDYQGAPGRYDYGYKDANTHQAASGYTEGIASRQRVERAS, encoded by the coding sequence ATGACTTCTTCGACCCTGCCTGACCCGCCCAGCGGGCCCGCCCTGCGGCCGTCCTATCCGGTGCGCCGCTATTGGGGCATGCTGTACGGCGGCCGGCGCCTGATCCTTTGCACGGCGCTCGCGGGCGCGCTCGTCGGCGCCGTGTACGCGCTGTGCGCGGCGCCCGTCTACCGGACCGACATCCTGTTCCAGGTCGAGCAAAGCCCGACCGACTCGAAACAGACGTCGCCGCCCGGCGATCCGTCGGCGGTGTTCGACCTGAAGACCGACGCGTCGACCGAGATCGAGGTACTGAAATCCCGCGCCGTGCTCGATCGTGCGATCGACAGCACCAATCTGGCCGTCGACGCGCGGCCGCATTATCTGCCGCTGATCGGCTGGCGGTTCGTGAACGCGGCCGACGGGTTGTCGTCGCCATTGCCGGGCGGCTACGTGTACGGTACCGAGCGCATCGACGTGCCGACCTTCGACGTGCCGAAGCGCCTGCTCGGCAAACGCTTCGCGCTGACGCTCGGCGACGACGGCGTCTATACGCTGCAGCGTACGGGCTGGTTCGGCCGGAAGGGGCCGGTATGGCAGGGCCGTATCGGGCAGCCGCTGCATGTCGACACACCGCAGGGGCCGCTCGACATCTTCGTGCGCGACGTGGCCGGCAAGCCAGGCGCACGCTTCGACCTGACGCGCTACAGCGACGAGGAAGCGACGGTCTGGCTGCAGAAGAACGCGCTGATCTCGGAGCGCGGCAAGCAGTCGAACATGATCGGCGTGACGCTCGACGGCATCGATCCCGTGCACGACAGCCGCGTGCTGAACGCGATCGGCGATGCGTATCTCGCGCAGAACACGCAGCGCAAGTCCGAGGCGGCCGACAAGCTGATCCGCTTCATGGATACCCAGCTGCCGCAGCTGAAGGCGCAACTGGAACAGGCGGAAAACCGCTTCAACGCATTCCGTGCATCGCATGGCACCGTCAACACGAGTGATGAGGCGCTTGCGTTGCGCCAGCAATCGGTCGACATCGAGACGCGCGTGCAGACGCTGCAGCAGCGGCGCGAGGAATTGCTGACGCGCTTCATGCCGAAGCATCCGGCGTTGGTGGCCGTCGATGCGCAGCTGGCCGACGCGCAGCATTCACTCGACACGACGCGCAAGCAGATCCAGCAGTTGCCGACCGTCGAGCAGGGCGTGCTGCAGTTGCAGCGCGATGTGGCTGTCGATACCGCGTTGTACACGAACCTGCTCAACACGCGCCAGCAGATGATCCTCGCGCGGGCCAGCAAGACCGGCACCGTGCGGATCGTCGATACGGCGAAGGTCGCCGAGGAGCCGATCGGCCCGCATCGCGGCGTCGCGGTGATCGCGCTGCTGATGCTGGGGCTGCTGGCGGGCGCGGCGATCGTGATCGTCCGGCAGCGTGTCGTCGGCACGATCGGCGACGCCGAGGAAATCGAATGGACGACGGGGCTGCCCGTGTTCGCGACCGTGCCGCACAGCGCGGTTGCGGTGCAAGCGGAGTCGCGCCCGAAGGCCGGACGGCGCGGCACGCGCGCGCCGATGCCGCCGATCGACGCGCAGGATGCGCACGACGCCGCGCTCGAAGGCCTGCGCAATTTCCGTGCGGCGCTGCAATTGTCGATGCCGGATGCGTCGAATCCCGTCGTGCTGATTTCCGGGCCGACGACAGGCGTCGGCAAGTCGTTCGTCGCCGCGAATATCGCGTCGCTCGTCGGCGCGGCGAAACGGCGGGTGCTGCTGATCGATGCCGACCTGCGCAAGGGTTCGCAGCACGAGCGGTTCCGCCACAGCCGCGCGCCGGGCCTGTCGGACGTCGTGGCAGGCACGCACGGGCTCGCCGAGACGATCCGGCGCGGGGTCGCGCCGGGCCTCGATTTCATCGCGATGGGCAGCATCGTGCCGGACCCGGGCGAATTGCTGCTGCAGCCCGCGCTCGCCGCACTGATCGAGCAGGTCGCGGCGCGCTACGACATGGTCGTGATTGACGGCCCGCCGTTGCTGCCGGTGGCCGACGCGCTGGTGCTCGGCCGTCTTGCGGGAACCGTGTTCCTCGTCGCGCGCAGCGGCGTGACGACGCTGACCGAACTCGAAGAAAGCGCGCGACGGCTCGAACACGCGCATATCGACGTATGCGGCGTAGTCCTGAACGATTACCAGGGCGCGCCGGGGCGGTACGACTACGGCTACAAGGATGCGAACACGCATCAGGCCGCGTCCGGATATACGGAAGGAATCGCGTCGCGGCAACGGGTGGAACGGGCGTCATGA